In a single window of the Drosophila miranda strain MSH22 chromosome XL, D.miranda_PacBio2.1, whole genome shotgun sequence genome:
- the LOC108159417 gene encoding serine/threonine-protein kinase fused, with amino-acid sequence MNRYAVSSLVGQGSFGCVYKAQRRDDEKVVAIKVISKRGRSNRELKNLRRECDIQARLKNPHVIEMIESFESKFDLFVVTEFALMDLHRYLSFNGAMAEEHARRVIGHLVSALYYLHSNRILHRDLKPQNVLLDKNMHAKLCDFGLARNMTLGTHVLTSIKGTPLYMAPELLAEQPYDHQADMWSLGCIAYESMAGQPPFCATSILHLVKLIKHEDVKWPSTLSSECRSFLQGLLEKDPGMRISWTQLLCHPFVEGKLYIAEVQAEAAQASPFINPKAAVKDQPRRVKQSSQRTADLNDVLAALNLSDMANENLSTSRDSINAIAPSDIEQLETDVEDNGHRVLVPFADVSFRDMTTASPTSADGGAAGGPLVNSQTCFVSGNSNMILNHLNDNFPVDVQISAVAPSGGGGAGAGAGGGAKGVAAKLKAALNLRQSSRSKDLEKRKLSQNLENFSLRLGQSIDSEAHRKTTEMLTAQERKSRDKDQLKQSMHSTNEEKLSSDNTPPCLLPGWDSCDESQSPPIENDEWLAFLHRSIQELLDGEFDSLKQHNLVSIIVAPLRNSKAIPKVLQSVAQLLSLPFVLAEPLMLVDLDLIRNVYVDVKLVPNLMYACKLLLSHRQLSDSAASAPLTLGSLSRTMRSIPELSVEEMSTACSLYELVCHLVHQQQQFLSQFCDAVAILGVNDLFLNFLTHEFKHSDSDSSSVRLAGCMLALMSCVLRELPENAELVEKIAFNPRLRFATLLQSRHQLLRQRACQLLRLLARFSLRGVHCMWGADLRGALQALADEQLCPALRIESAQTLDELSQFSFFVA; translated from the exons ATGAACCGCTACGCGGTCAGCTCGCTGGTGGGCCAAGGCTCCTTCGGCTGCGTGTACAAGGCGCAGCGACGAGACGACGAAAAGGTGGTGGCCATCAAAGTCATTTCAAAG CGTGGGCGATCGAATCGAGAGCTGAAGAACCTGCGCAGGGAATGCGACATTCAGGCGCGCCTCAAGAATCCGCATGTCATCGAGATGATCGAGTCTTTCGAGTCGAAGTTTGACCTGTTCGTGGTAACAGAGTTCGCGCTGATGGACCTTCATCGGTACCTGTCTTTTAACGGGGCCATGGCCGAGGAGCATGCGCGCCGTGTCATTGGTCATTTGGTCTCGGCCCTGTACTATCTGCACTCCAATCGCATTCTGCACCGCGACCTGAAGCCGCAGAATGTCCTCCTGGACAAGAACATGCACGCCAAGCTCTGCGACTTTGGCTTGGCTCGGAACATGACCCTGGGCACCCATGTCCTCACGTCCATCAAGGGAACACCGCTGTACATGGCCCCCGAGCTGCTAGCCGAGCAGCCGTACGACCATCAGGCGGACATGTGGTCTCTCGGGTGCATTGCCTACGAAAGCATGGCCGGGCAGCCGCCCTTCTGCGCCACCTCCATCCTGCATCTGGTGAAGTTGATCAAGCACGAGGACGTCAAGTGGCCGAGCACGCTGAGCAGCGAGTGCCGCTCCTTCCTGCAGGGCCTGCTGGAGAAGGACCCCGGCATGCGCATCTCCTGGACGCAGCTGCTCTGCCATCCCTTTGTCGAGGGCAAGCTGTACATAGCCGAGGTCCAGGCAGAGGCTGCCCAGGCCTCGCCCTTCATCAATCCCAAGGCGGCCGTCAAGGACCAACCCAGGCGTGTCAAACAGTCCAGCCAGAGGACGGCGGACCTGAATGATGTTCTGGCGGCACTGAATCTTAGTGACATGGCCAACGAGAACCTGAGCACCTCCCGCGACAGCATCAACGCCATTGCCCCCAGCGACATCGAGCAGCTGGAAACGGACGTCGAGGACAACGGGcatcgcgtgctcgttcccTTTGCAGATGTTTCTTTCAGGGACATGACCACCGCTTCCCCCACTTCTGCAGATGGTGGCGCCGCCGGGGGTCCGCTTGTAAACTCGCAGACCTGCTTCGTGAGCGGAAACTCCAATATGATACTAAACCACCTGAACGACAACTTTCCCGTTGATGTGCAGATATCAGCGGTTGCTCCaagtggaggtggaggtgcaGGTGCAGGTGCAGGTGGAGGTGCCAAGGGTGTGGCCGCCAAGCTCAAGGCTGCCCTCAACCTGCGGCAGTCGTCGCGCAGCAAGGACCTAGAGAAGCGCAAGCTCAGCCAGAACCTGGAGAACTTCTCGCTGCGTCTCGGCCAGAGTATTGACTCTGAGGCGCACCGCAAGACCACGGAAATGCTCACGGCCCAGGAGAGGAAATCTCGCGACAAGGATCAGCTGAAGCAATCGATGCACTCCACCAACGAGGAAAAGCTGAGCAGCGA CAATACCCCGCCCTGCCTTCTGCCGGGCTGGGACAGCTGCGACGAGTCGCAGAGCCCACCGATTGAGAACGACGAGTGGCTGGCCTTTCTGCACCGCTCCATACAGGAGCTGTTGGACGGGGAGTTTGACTCGCTGAAGCAGCACAATCTTGTCAGCATCATCGTGGCGCCGCTGCGCAACTCGAAGGCCATTCCGAAGGTGCTGCAGAGCGTGGCCCAGCTACTCTCCCTGCCCTTCGTGCTGGCCGAGCCACTGATGCTGGTGGACCTCGACCTGATCAGGAATGTCTATGTGGACGTCAAGCTCGTGCCCAACCTCATGTACGCCTGCAAGCTGCTACTCTCGCACCGCCAGCTCTCGGATTCGGCGGCCTCTGCTCCGCTCACACTGGGCTCCCTCAGCCGCACCATGCGCAGCATCCCGGAGCTGAGCGTCGAGGAGATGAGCACTGCCTGCAGTCTGTACGAGCTGGTATGCCACTTggtgcatcagcagcagcagttcctCAGCCAGTTCTGCGATGCGGTGGCCATTCTGGGGGTCAACGACCTCTTTCTCAATTTCCTCACCCACG AATTCAAGCACTCAGACTCGGACTCGAGCTCGGTGCGGCTGGCGGGCTGCATGCTGGCGCTGATGAGCTGCGTGCTACGCGAACTGCCCGAGAACGCCGAGCTGGTAGAGAAGATAGCATTCAATCCGCGACTGCGTTTTGCCACGCTGCTCCAGAGCCGCCATCAGTTGCTGCGCCAGCGGGCCTGCCAACTGCTCCGGCTGCTGGCCCGGTTCAGTCTCCGCGGTGTGCACTGCATGTGGGGCGCCGACCTGAGGGGCGCCCTGCAGGCACTGGCCGACGAGCAGCTCTGCCCTGCCCTCCGCATAGAGTCTGCCCAGACACTGGACGAGCTGAGCCAATTCAGTTTCTTTGTGGCCTAG